In the Candidatus Woesearchaeota archaeon genome, one interval contains:
- a CDS encoding diphthine--ammonia ligase, with amino-acid sequence MCGLIGIFNIENAAGLAAKALEAIRNRGTEAYGIATESWIEVKKRPEDLVPIKSRNAVAHCLHSVVSYLPQPLKGKGILIANCEIYNWRELSARHRINAQNDADLLLQMLDKLGVAKTVPEIDGVFAFAYWRNGKVILARDIIGEKPLWYHFGDSFSFCSEKKALESLGFLACFELNPRQILTYDIGQNRISFAQRKFFSIKPESRLKPGRIEKEVCGLLINSVAKRLPDKKFGLLFSGGVDSSAIAQILKSLGMDFTCYLAVLDEPGLKTGDDLASAEYAAKKIGLRLKVRRLSLDDVQKYLKKVVPLIEDTNVTKAGVAVTFFAACEMAKADGIKVIFSGLGSEEIFAGYDRHRKSQNVNNECLSGLLKMYERDTYRDDVITMANSLELRLPFLDKRLVEYSLKIPGHLKLNEQANKIILRRAMISLGMPQEIASRKKRAAQYGSRVDSAIEKLARRNRIKTKSEYLRQFYPQKNLRLGVLFSSGKDSCFAMHTMQKQNYGISCLITMKSENKDSYMFHTPNVHMARMQAEAIGLPLVETVTYGEKEAELEDLEKALKIAQKNHAIEGVVTGALFSNYQRERIERVADSLGLKIFSPLWHMDQELEMGVLLDAGFKFIFSSVAAFGLDKSWLGREIGHKDIKRLVELNKRTGLNIAGEGGEFESLVLDGPMFRKAIQVTDSEIIVEGEHNARFIVKDAVLAEK; translated from the coding sequence ATGTGCGGCCTTATTGGGATATTCAACATTGAGAATGCAGCTGGCCTGGCAGCCAAAGCCCTGGAAGCCATAAGGAACAGGGGCACAGAGGCCTATGGCATTGCAACAGAGTCATGGATTGAAGTGAAAAAAAGGCCCGAGGACCTTGTCCCTATCAAATCCAGGAACGCAGTTGCCCACTGCCTGCATTCTGTTGTCTCCTATCTCCCCCAGCCACTGAAAGGCAAGGGAATTCTCATTGCCAATTGCGAGATTTACAATTGGAGGGAACTTTCGGCAAGGCACAGGATAAATGCCCAAAACGATGCAGACCTGCTCCTCCAGATGCTTGACAAGCTTGGCGTCGCCAAAACTGTGCCAGAGATTGACGGGGTATTTGCATTCGCATACTGGCGGAATGGCAAGGTCATCCTGGCGCGGGACATTATAGGTGAAAAGCCATTGTGGTACCATTTTGGGGATTCATTCTCATTTTGCTCTGAGAAAAAGGCCCTGGAAAGCCTTGGCTTCTTGGCTTGCTTTGAGCTGAACCCAAGGCAAATCCTGACATATGACATCGGGCAAAACAGAATCTCATTTGCACAGCGAAAATTCTTTTCAATCAAGCCTGAGTCAAGGCTCAAGCCTGGCCGGATTGAAAAAGAAGTCTGCGGGCTGCTGATTAATTCTGTGGCCAAGAGGCTGCCTGACAAGAAATTCGGGCTGCTTTTTTCAGGCGGGGTTGATTCCTCGGCAATTGCGCAAATCCTGAAAAGCCTTGGCATGGACTTTACATGCTATCTGGCAGTCCTGGACGAGCCGGGCCTGAAAACAGGAGATGACCTTGCGTCAGCAGAATATGCTGCCAAGAAAATTGGGCTCAGGCTAAAGGTCAGGCGCCTTTCACTTGATGATGTGCAAAAATACCTTAAAAAAGTTGTTCCGCTGATTGAGGACACCAATGTGACAAAAGCCGGAGTGGCTGTAACTTTTTTCGCAGCCTGTGAAATGGCAAAGGCAGATGGCATCAAGGTCATTTTTTCCGGATTAGGAAGCGAGGAAATATTTGCAGGCTATGACAGGCACAGGAAAAGCCAGAATGTGAACAATGAATGCCTTTCCGGGCTCCTCAAAATGTATGAACGGGACACTTACAGGGATGATGTCATAACCATGGCCAACAGCCTTGAGCTGAGGCTGCCGTTCCTTGACAAAAGGCTGGTTGAATATTCATTGAAGATTCCCGGCCATCTTAAGCTGAATGAGCAGGCGAACAAGATAATTCTGAGAAGAGCGATGATCAGCCTGGGAATGCCGCAGGAAATCGCTTCCAGGAAAAAAAGGGCTGCCCAGTACGGCAGCAGGGTTGATTCCGCAATTGAAAAGCTGGCAAGGAGAAACAGAATAAAGACAAAATCAGAATACCTCCGGCAATTCTATCCACAGAAAAACCTCAGGCTGGGAGTCCTGTTTTCCTCGGGCAAGGACAGCTGCTTTGCAATGCATACAATGCAGAAGCAAAATTATGGAATTTCCTGCCTTATTACAATGAAAAGCGAAAACAAGGATTCATACATGTTCCACACGCCGAATGTGCACATGGCAAGAATGCAGGCAGAGGCAATTGGGCTTCCACTGGTCGAGACGGTGACCTATGGAGAAAAAGAGGCTGAGCTTGAGGACCTTGAAAAAGCGCTTAAAATTGCGCAAAAAAACCATGCCATAGAAGGGGTTGTCACAGGCGCATTGTTCTCCAATTACCAGCGGGAAAGGATTGAGAGGGTGGCTGATTCGCTGGGGCTGAAGATTTTTTCGCCATTATGGCACATGGACCAGGAACTGGAAATGGGCGTCCTGCTGGATGCAGGATTCAAGTTCATATTCAGCAGCGTCGCCGCATTTGGCCTGGACAAGTCTTGGCTCGGCAGGGAAATAGGCCATAAGGACATCAAGAGGCTCGTGGAACTGAACAAAAGGACAGGCCTGAACATCGCCGGAGAAGGGGGAGAATTCGAGTCACTTGTCCTGGACGGCCCGATGTTTCGCAAGGCAATCCAGGTAACCGATTCTGAAATAATTGTGGAAGGGGAGCACAATGCCAGATTTATCGTGAAGGATGCTGTGCTGGCTGAGAAATAG